AATAAAAAAGAACTTTCTTTATGGAAAAATGCAAAAGTTGATACAAAAGAAGCTTCAACTTGGTATGTTCAAACTGGTCAAGGTATGTTAAGAACAATTAATATGGCATCTGAAAAAGCTGGATATACAATGACAGATAGAGGAACTTGGATTAAATATATGTCTCAACAAGGTGACAAAAACCTAATGAAAATTGTTGTTGAAGGTGATAAAACATTATTCAATCAATATTCTGTTGTATCAATCAACAAAGAAAAATGTTCTAATGTAAAACCTGAATTAGCTAAAAAATTCACTAATTGGGTAGTAAGTCCTGCAACTCAACAAGTTATTGCTGATTTTAGACTTTTAGGTCAAGCATTATTTATTCCTAACGCTGGGAAATAAGGATTTTTAGAGAATGAATCTATTTACTGATGGTTTCAAAGAGGCTATAGAGTTACTAACTTCTGGTAATGAGAGTGTATACTCTGCTATTACTACGACAATAACAGTATCTTCATGGTCTTTGATGATTAGTTTAATTATTGGACTACCTTTAGGATTTTTCCTTGGGTATTATAACTTTAAAGGTAAGGCAGTAGTAAAAACAATTGTTGATACACTTTTAGCCTTACCAACAGTTGTAATTGGTTTAATTGCATATACTATGTTATCTCAAGTTGGACCATTTGGTAAATACGATTTACTCTTTTCTCAACAAGCAATTATTATTGGTCAAGTTGTATTAGGACTTCCAATCATAATTGCTTTAACAGCAGCTGTTGTAGAAGCAGTTGACAAACGTCTTTATTTATCTTTAAAAGGATTAGGAGCAAAACCTAGACAAATTATGTTTGCTACCTTAGAAGAGGCTAGATTTGGTCTTATGACAGCAGCAATGACTGCATATGGAAGAATCATAACTGAAATTGGTATTTCTATGATGGTTGGTGGAAATATCAAATATCATACAAGAACTGTTACAACTGCTATTGCCCTTGAAACAGGGAAAGGTGAATTTGTAACTGGAATTGCATTAGGACTTGTTTTATTTGCAGTAGCATTAATAGTAAATATTAGTTTATCACTACTTAAAAGGAGATGGACTCAATGAGTACACTTTATGAATTAAGAAATATAGAACAGTATTATGATGATAAAAAAGTACTTAGTGTTGAAAGTCTAAAACTGGAAGAAAATCAGATTATTGGTTTTTTTGGACCAAATGGAAGTGGTAAATCAACTTTATTTTCTTTATTATCTTTTATAAATAAACCCACAAATGGATATTTAAATTATAATGGAATAGATAATAGAAAAATAGATAATGAAACTAAAATGAGTATTGTTATGGTACCCCAAAATCCATATCTATTAAAAAGAACTGTTTTTGAAAACATTGCATTTGGTTTAAAACTTAGAAATAAAACAAATAATATTGAAGAAAAAGTTGAAGAAGCTTTATCTTTAGTAGGTCTTGATAGCTCTTTTAAATATAGAAAATGGAGCCAATTATCAGGTGGTGAAGCTCAAAGAGTTGCCCTTGCAGCTAGACTTATTTTAAAACCAAAGGTTTTAATCCTTGATGAGCCTACAACGGGTGTTGATACAAACTCTGCTCAACTTATAAAAGAAGCAATTTTAAGTGCAAAACAAAAATGGAATACAACTATATTAATTTCAAGTCATGACCATAATTGGCTAAATAAAATTTGCGATAAAAAAGTTGCACTTTATCAAGGACGACTAATAGAAAGTGGTAGTGTAAATCTATTATTTGCTCCATGGGAAAAAGATGAAGATGGTAATTTAGTTAAGTTTTTCCTTGATGGCCAATTTCTTAGAATTGAAAATAGTGAATCAAAGAAAAAAGATTCTGTTGCAATGATAGATTCAAATGATATAACTATTTGTAGAAAAGATTGTGAAAATATGTTTAATAAAAACACTATAATAGGACTTGTTTCTTCAATTTCACAACAAGATTCAATTGATTATTTATTAGTTGAATTTTCAATAGGAGGAATCTCTTTTTCGTGTAGAATTAGTAGAGATGTGATGCAAGAACAAAGATTTTTACCAGGTGATAGAATATATGTTAATATTAATACTTCAAATATACATTGGATATAAATTTTAGAAAGGAGAAAAAATGTTTATAAAATTAAATGATAGAGTTTATCTTAATATGGCAAAAATCACTAGAATGAAAATTGACCATGTTGAAGATGGAATTAGAGTTAGATTTTATGAAGGTCAAGACCAAGTTGCAAAATCAAAAAGATTTGAAACTACTGATGATGCGTCAGCTTGGATTGAAGAACTTTTAAAACAAGTAAAATAGTATAGCTTTTGCTATACTGTTTTTTAATGGCATTTTGTTAAAATTAATGTCATTAAAAAACAGAATATTATTCTTAGTTTTTCAAGTATCTTAAAATAACACCTAAGGTTTAGGTTATAAAACTTCACAAACTATAAATATAATCAAAAAATTATTGGAGAAAATTATGAATTTAGATTGCAAAGGTTTAGTTTGCCCAGAACCTGTTCTAAAAACAAAAAAAGCTTTAGAAGAATTAGAAGAAAACTCAGTATTAGAAGTTTTAGTAGATAATATTGCCTCACAAGAAAATGTTATAAGGTTTGCCACAAAACAAGGCTATACTTCTGAAGTTGAAGATTTAGGTAATAATGAATTTAAAGTAACTATTGTAAAAGGTTATGGGTGTAGTGTTGATACAAAAGATTCTTTAAATGAATCAAATTTTTTAAATAAAACAGTTTTTATAAAAGATGATAAAGTAGGTGAGGGTGAATTAGGTTCTATGCTTATAGTTGGTTTCTTAAAAAGTATACTTGAGTTACCAAAATTACCTAAAACAATTATTTGTGTAAACAAAGGTGTATTACTAACAACAGCAGATGAAAATAGTGATATCATTGAAATATTTAAAAACTTAGAGGAAAAAGGTGTAGAGATTTTCTCTTGTGGTGTTTGTTTAGAGTTTTATGAAGTTGCCAATAAACTTAATGTTGGTAAAATAGGAAATGCCTATGGAACTGTAGAGACATTATTAAATAGTGAAGGAACTATAACTTTATAAATGAATAATCAATATAAATTAACTAAATATGTAAAAGCCGCAGGTTGAGCCGCCAAATTAGCTCCGGGGGAGCTGTCACATTTACTTGGCAAGCTTGAATGCGATGATGAAAGATTAATTGTTGGAATTGATGGTAGCGATGATGCAACAGTATTTGTCCTAAATGAAAATCAGGCAATGGTACAAACTGTTGATTATATCACTCCTGTTATAGATGATCCATTTTTATATGGACAAATAGCTGCTGCAAATTCACTTAGTGATATTTTTGCTATGGGAGCAGATGTATTAACAGCTATGAATCTTGTTGGTTTTGATGGATGCCATCATCCCAAAGAGGTTTTAGTAGAAATCTTACAAGGTGGATTATCTAAAGTTAAAGAGTGTGGGGGTGTTCTTGCCGGTGGACATACAATTGAAGCCCCTGAGATGACCTATGGATTAAGTGTAAGTGGAACAGTTCATCCAAAAAAAGTATTTAGAAATAATACACCAAGGATTGGGGATGTTTTAATTCTTACTAAACCTATTGGACTTGGAATTTTAACAACTGGAATAAAAGCAGATATGTTAGATGATGAAGCAATATTAAAAGGTGCATCTATTATGGCACAATTAAATCATAAAGCTTCATTGTGTGCAAGAAAGTTTGATGTTAGTGCTTGTACTGATATTACAGGATTTGGTCTTGCTGGACATGCT
This genomic interval from Arcobacter arenosus contains the following:
- a CDS encoding energy-coupling factor ABC transporter ATP-binding protein is translated as MSTLYELRNIEQYYDDKKVLSVESLKLEENQIIGFFGPNGSGKSTLFSLLSFINKPTNGYLNYNGIDNRKIDNETKMSIVMVPQNPYLLKRTVFENIAFGLKLRNKTNNIEEKVEEALSLVGLDSSFKYRKWSQLSGGEAQRVALAARLILKPKVLILDEPTTGVDTNSAQLIKEAILSAKQKWNTTILISSHDHNWLNKICDKKVALYQGRLIESGSVNLLFAPWEKDEDGNLVKFFLDGQFLRIENSESKKKDSVAMIDSNDITICRKDCENMFNKNTIIGLVSSISQQDSIDYLLVEFSIGGISFSCRISRDVMQEQRFLPGDRIYVNINTSNIHWI
- a CDS encoding ABC transporter permease, translating into MNLFTDGFKEAIELLTSGNESVYSAITTTITVSSWSLMISLIIGLPLGFFLGYYNFKGKAVVKTIVDTLLALPTVVIGLIAYTMLSQVGPFGKYDLLFSQQAIIIGQVVLGLPIIIALTAAVVEAVDKRLYLSLKGLGAKPRQIMFATLEEARFGLMTAAMTAYGRIITEIGISMMVGGNIKYHTRTVTTAIALETGKGEFVTGIALGLVLFAVALIVNISLSLLKRRWTQ
- the yedF gene encoding sulfurtransferase-like selenium metabolism protein YedF, whose translation is MNLDCKGLVCPEPVLKTKKALEELEENSVLEVLVDNIASQENVIRFATKQGYTSEVEDLGNNEFKVTIVKGYGCSVDTKDSLNESNFLNKTVFIKDDKVGEGELGSMLIVGFLKSILELPKLPKTIICVNKGVLLTTADENSDIIEIFKNLEEKGVEIFSCGVCLEFYEVANKLNVGKIGNAYGTVETLLNSEGTITL
- the selD gene encoding selenide, water dikinase SelD, translated to MNNQYKLTKYVKAAGUAAKLAPGELSHLLGKLECDDERLIVGIDGSDDATVFVLNENQAMVQTVDYITPVIDDPFLYGQIAAANSLSDIFAMGADVLTAMNLVGFDGCHHPKEVLVEILQGGLSKVKECGGVLAGGHTIEAPEMTYGLSVSGTVHPKKVFRNNTPRIGDVLILTKPIGLGILTTGIKADMLDDEAILKGASIMAQLNHKASLCARKFDVSACTDITGFGLAGHALEMASKNVSLEFDFEKIPMIEESIELASMGIIPGGTYRNRSYVSPNVELKKDFDKEIFFYDAQTSGGLLISVSQEDAPKLLDRLKSEGYEYSSIIATVKQKEQKSLILK
- a CDS encoding sodium-dependent tyrosine transporter, which translates into the protein MFIKLNDRVYLNMAKITRMKIDHVEDGIRVRFYEGQDQVAKSKRFETTDDASAWIEELLKQVK